In Desulfuromonas sp. KJ2020, a single window of DNA contains:
- a CDS encoding Tfp pilus assembly protein FimT/FimU — protein sequence MISTEHKPRNAGFTLTELIVVIAMISVLVTIATPYYLDWLRNAKYREGAQAVTSLLREARSRAIAEHREYRVVFNAAPDSPQAPSTMQLQGGNLSYNSSSWPIMETPVTLPENLDIRYRSSCTLNVAAQSVLFLPSGAASATAAIEASSPDLGGICIIDGDSAIAALNDRKKYLVEMVSPTTGAFKVRKWSASSTSFQ from the coding sequence ATGATATCAACTGAACACAAGCCTCGTAACGCCGGTTTTACCTTGACAGAGCTGATCGTGGTCATCGCCATGATATCGGTCCTTGTTACTATTGCGACCCCCTACTATCTGGACTGGCTTCGCAACGCCAAGTACCGGGAAGGCGCCCAGGCTGTCACCTCGCTGCTTCGTGAGGCCCGCAGTCGGGCTATTGCCGAGCATCGGGAATATCGGGTTGTTTTTAATGCGGCCCCCGATAGTCCCCAGGCGCCCTCAACCATGCAGTTGCAGGGAGGCAATCTTTCCTATAACAGCTCAAGCTGGCCGATAATGGAGACGCCAGTCACTCTTCCAGAAAATCTCGATATTCGCTATCGTTCCAGCTGCACGTTAAACGTCGCTGCCCAGTCGGTACTCTTCCTCCCCAGCGGAGCAGCCAGTGCAACCGCCGCCATTGAGGCTTCCAGCCCGGATCTGGGAGGAATCTGCATTATCGATGGCGACAGCGCCATAGCCGCTCTAAATGATCGCAAAAAATATCTGGTCGAAATGGTTTCTCCCACGACAGGGGCGTTCAAGGTTCGCAAATGGAGTGCCTCATCGACTTCCTTTCAGTAG